A section of the Ovis canadensis isolate MfBH-ARS-UI-01 breed Bighorn chromosome 1, ARS-UI_OviCan_v2, whole genome shotgun sequence genome encodes:
- the SLITRK3 gene encoding SLIT and NTRK-like protein 3: protein MMKPSIAEMLHRGRMLWIILLSTIALGWTTPIPLIEDSEEIDEPCFDPCYCEVKESLFHIHCDSKGFTNISQITEFWSRPFKLYLQRNSMRKLYTNSFLHLNNAVSINLGNNALQDIQTGAFNGLKILKRLYLHENKLDVFRNDTFLGLESLEYLQADYNVIKRIESGAFRNLSKLRVLILNDNLIPMLPTNLFKAVSLTHLDLRGNRLKVLFYRGMLDHIGRSLMELQLEENPWNCTCEIVQLKSWLERIPYTALVGDITCETPFHFHGKDLREIRKTELCPLLSDSEMEASLGIPHLSSNKENAWPTKPSSMLSSVHFTASSVEYKSSNKQPKPTKQPRTPRPPSTSQALYPGPNQPPIAPYQTRPPIPIICPTGCTCNLHINDLGLTVNCKERGFNNISELLPRPLNAKKLYLSSNLIQKIYRSDFWNFSSLDLLHLGNNRISYVQDGAFINLPNLKSLFLNGNDIEKLTPGMFRGLQSLHYLYFEFNVIREIQPAAFSLMPNLKLLFLNNNLLRTLPTDAFAGTSLARLNLRKNYFLYLPVAGVLEHLNAIVQIDLNENPWDCTCDLVPFKQWIETISSVSVVGDVLCRSPENLTHRDVRTIELEVLCPEMLHIAPAGASPAQPGDAHPAGGPTSASPYEFSPPGGPVPLSVLILSLLVLFFSAVFVAAGLFAYVLRRRRKKLPFRSKRQEGVDLTGIQMQCHRLFEDGGGGGGGNGGGGRPTISSPEKAPPVGHVYEYIPHPVTQMCNNPIYKPREEEEVVVSSGPEAGGAERGAPVIQPPGMGEVLLGSEQFAETPKENNSNYRTLLEKEKEWALAVSSSQLNTIVTMNHHHPHPHHSAVGGVSGVVSGTGGDLVGFRHHEKNGGVVLFPPGGGCGGSSMLLDRERPQPAPCTVGFVDCLYGTVPKLKELHVHPPGMQYPDLQQDARLKETLLFSAGKGFTDHQTQKSDYLELRAKLQTKPDYLEVLEKTTYRF, encoded by the coding sequence ATGATGAAACCTTCTATAGCTGAGATGCTTCACAGAGGAAGGATGTTGTGGATAATTCTTCTAAGCACaattgctttaggatggactaccCCGATTCCCCTGATAGAGGACTCAGAGGAAATAGATGAGCCCTGTTTTGATCCATGCTACTGTGAAGttaaagaaagcctttttcataTACATTGTGACAGCAAAGGATTTACAAATATTAGTCAGATTACTGAGTTCTGGTCAAGACCTTTTAAACTGTATCTGCAGAGAAATTCAATGAGGAAATTGTACACCAACAGTTTTCTTCATTTGAATAATGCTGTGTCCATTAACCTTGGGAACAATGCATTGCAGGACATTCAAACAGGAGCTTTCAATGGTCTTAAGATTTTAAAGAGATTATATCTTCACGAGAACAAACTAGACGTCTTCAGAAATGACACCTTCCTTGGCTTGGAAAGTCTGGAATATCTTCAGGCAGACTACAATGTAATTAAACGTATTGAGAGTGGGGCATTTCGGAATCTAAGTAAATTGAGAGTTCTGATTTTAAATGATAATCTCATTCCCATGCTTCCAACAAATTTATTTAAGGCTGTCTCCTTAACCCACTTGGACCTGCGTGGAAACAGGTTAAAAGTTCTTTTTTACCGAGGAATGCTAGACCACATTGGCAGAAGCCTGATGGAGCTCCAGCTGGAAGAAAATCCCTGGAACTGTACATGTGAAATTGTGCAACTGAAGAGTTGGCTGGAACGCATTCCTTACACTGCCCTGGTGGGAGATATCACCTGTGAGACTCCTTTCCATTTTCATGGAAAGGACCTGCGAGAAATCAGGAAAACAGAACTCTGTCCCTTGTTGTCTGACTCTGAGATGGAGGCTAGTTTGGGGATTCCCCACTTGTCATCAAACAAGGAGAATGCATGGCCAACTAAGCCTTCCTCGATGctgtcctctgtccattttaCTGCTTCTTCTGTTGAATACAAGTCTTCAAATAAACAGCCCAAACCCACCAAACAGCCTCGAACACCAAGGCCACCGTCCACATCTCAAGCTTTGTACCCTGGTCCAAACCAACCTCCCATTGCTCCTTATCAGACCAGACCACCCATTCCCATTATATGCCCTACTGGGTGTACCTGTAATTTACATATCAATGACCTTGGTTTGACTGTCAACTGCAAAGAGCGAGGATTTAATAACATTTCTGAACTTCTTCCAAGGCCTCTGAATGCCAAGAAATTGTACCTGAGTAGCAATCTGATTCAGAAAATATACCGTTCTGATTTTTGGAATTTCTCTTCCTTGGATCTCTTACATCTGGGGAACAATCGTATTTCTTATGTCCAGGATGGGGCCTTCATCAACCTGCCtaacctaaagagcctctttctcAATGGCAACGATATCGAGAAGCTGACTCCAGGCATGTTTCGAGGCCTACAGAGTTTGCACTACTTGTACTTTGAGTTCAACGTCATCCGGGAAATCCAGCCTGCAGCCTTCAGCCTCATGCCCAACTTGAAGCTGCTATTCCTCAACAATAACTTGCTGAGGACCCTGCCAACAGATGCCTTTGCAGGCACATCCCTGGCTCGGCTCAACTTGAGAAAAAACTACTTCCTCTATCTTCCTGTGGCTGGTGTCCTAGAACACTTGAATGCCATTGTCCAGATAGACCTCAATGAGAATCCCTGGGACTGTACCTGTGACCTGGTTCCCTTCAAACAGTGGATCGAAACCATCAGCTCAGTCAGTGTGGTGGGTGATGTCCTATGCAGGAGCCCTGAGAACCTCACCCACCGCGACGTGCGCACGATTGAACTGGAAGTTCTCTGCCCAGAGATGCTACACATTGCACCAGCTGGAGCATCCCCAGCTCAGCCTGGAGATGCTCACCCTGCTGGAGGGCCAACGAGTGCATCACCTTATGAGTTCTCTCCCCCTGGGGGCCCTGTGCCCCTTTCTGTGTTGATTCTCAGCCTGCTGGTTCTGTTTTTTTCagcagtctttgttgctgcaggccTCTTTGCCTATGTCCTCCGACGGCGCCGAAAGAAGCTGCCCTTTAGAAGCAAGAGGCAGGAAGGCGTGGACCTCACTGGCATCCAGATGCAATGCCACCGACTTTttgaggatggtggtggtggtggaggtggaaaTGGAGGTGGGGGTCGACCAACTATTTCCTCCCCAGAGAAGGCCCCTCCTGTGGGTCATGTATACGAGTACATTCCTCATCCCGTTACTCAGATGTGCAACAACCCCATCTACAAGCCtcgtgaggaggaggaggtggttgtTTCATCAGGGCCAGAGGCAGGGGGTGCAGAACGTGGGGCTCCTGTGATACAACCTCCGGGAATGGGGGAGGTTCTCCTAGGAAGTGAGCAGTTTGCTGAGACACCCAAGGAGAACAACAGCAACTACCGGACATtgctagaaaaagaaaaggagtggGCGCTGGCAGTGTCCAGCTCCCAGCTCAATACCATAGTGACCATGAATCATcatcaccctcaccctcaccactCAGCAGTTGGTGGGGTTTCCGGGGTAGTTTCGGGAACTGGGGGAGACTTGGTTGGGTTCCGCCACCATGAGAAGAATGGCGGGGTGGTGCTCTTTCCTCCGGGGGGAGGTTGTGGTGGCAGCAGTATGCTACTAGACCGAGAGAGGCCACAACCAGCCCCCTGTACGGTGGGGTTTGTGGACTGTCTCTACGGCACAGTGCCCAAATTAAAGGAACTGCATGTCCATCCTCCTGGCATGCAATACCCAGACTTACAGCAGGACGCCAGGCTCAAAGAAACCCTTCTCTTCTCGGCTGGAAAGGGCTTCACAGACCACCAAACCCAAAAAAGTGATTACCTCGAGTTAAGGGCCAAACTTCAAACCAAGCCGGATTACCTCGAAGTCCTGGAGAAGACAACATATAGGttctaa